TATATGTAACTCTCTGTATATTCCAACAAAAATTACTGCTGTATAcggtatttttcttgttttttcaacAGTGactcattatatatatttaaatgacttttttttattttttgtctttttttaggcagaaataaaagaaattcaagaagaaaactggaatCTTTATTTACAGATAGATTTGCTTaaggtattatatatttttttattaatattttaattttctatttagcgtattaattaaacataataaaaattaatttcagtttaTTATAAAAGCCTGTCATAATTACTATTTATTCATGCTTATAggaaaacttaaatattttggaagaaaaatgtaaTCAGTTACAGAATTTTAATGAAGTAATTCACCATAAAGTTTTTTTAGCACAATAATATCTAACTCTCTTCTaatcatgtatatgtacatacacatgtatatattgtgttacattttataatgcttatatttgtttttttgctttttaggataaaaataaaaacattgacattttaaataaggAAGTACGGGacttaaaggtaaaaataaaaaaataaaccaataaataaatcaataaataaatcaataaataaatcaataaataaatcaataaataaatagataaatagacaaataaataaataaatatatatatatacgtatgtgaACGGAATGACATTGCATTcgttttaatgtttttgttggataatataatattttgtttatttgttttgcctttttcgGTGGGATAATTGgttttttactatatatatttattaggaTAAGAAAACGATATATGCAATAGAAATTgacaaaattttaatagaaaaaaataatataagaattGAAAGGGAAGAATTTGATAAatctaaaacagaatttaaaataatagaagaaaagttttatgaagaaaaaatagaatttgaaaagaacaaagatgagTTTTTAAAGGAAGCAGAACAACTACAGAAATGTATAGAcacattggaaaaagaaaaacaagaaatattggaaaataaaaaagagttagaaaaagataaacaaaaactagaagaagatatacaaaaactagaaaatgaaaaagttaaacaagaaaataatatgaaaaatatcatAATAAAGTATAACAATTTACAAAAAGAACATGATAATCTTATAACTGAAAATTCGGTATGCTATAGATACAACAAATGTCGTGTACTCTAATGTTTATATTAAAACGCATAATAAATTTTGTAAtgctataaaaaaagaataaaataaaataaataataatattaataaaattttacatttcttttaaaacgTACAGAATAAAGAACATACGTTAttagaaaaggaacaaaaagtgAACATAGTAGAAAAGAAGAACGAAATATACAAGgttaaatattctaaaaaaa
This portion of the Piliocolobus tephrosceles isolate RC106 unplaced genomic scaffold, ASM277652v3 unscaffolded_4123, whole genome shotgun sequence genome encodes:
- the LOC111532287 gene encoding histone-lysine N-methyltransferase, H3 lysine-79 specific-like; this encodes AEIKEIQEENWNLYLQIDLLKENLNILEEKCNQLQNFNEDKNKNIDILNKEVRDLKDKKTIYAIEIDKILIEKNNIRIEREEFDKSKTEFKIIEEKFYEEKIEFEKNKDEFLKEAEQLQKCIDTLEKEKQEILENKKELEKDKQKLEEDIQKLENEKVKQENNMKNIIIKYNNLQKEHDNLITENSNKEHTLLEKEQKVNIVEKKNEIYKNNVTFLDHKLQELQ